The following are encoded together in the Pontibacter liquoris genome:
- a CDS encoding septal ring lytic transglycosylase RlpA family protein, producing the protein MPFRLRYSISRLSFPASISQLLLAFGLCLGLASCAGRPPALGERGYTEEGKASYYSRKLQGHKMANGAPYRHGKMTAAHKTLPLGTKIRVTNLQTHQSVKVKVTDRGPFVKGRIVDLSGKAARRLNAEQAGIIPVRIKVLRPAAARR; encoded by the coding sequence ATGCCCTTTCGCCTACGCTACTCCATTTCCCGCTTGTCTTTTCCGGCTTCCATCAGCCAGCTTTTATTGGCCTTCGGCCTTTGCCTTGGCCTGGCCTCCTGCGCTGGCAGACCACCGGCACTCGGGGAGCGCGGCTATACCGAAGAGGGCAAAGCCTCTTACTACAGCCGCAAACTACAGGGCCACAAAATGGCAAACGGGGCTCCTTACCGCCACGGCAAAATGACAGCCGCTCATAAAACGCTTCCCCTGGGCACCAAGATCCGGGTAACTAACCTGCAGACCCACCAAAGCGTGAAAGTGAAGGTAACCGACAGAGGACCCTTTGTGAAAGGCCGCATTGTAGACCTATCGGGCAAGGCGGCCCGGCGGCTGAATGCAGAACAGGCAGGCATCATTCCCGTGCGCATCAAGGTATTGCGCCCCGCCGCAGCCAGGCGTTAA
- a CDS encoding alpha/beta fold hydrolase: MQNLLLLHGALGSAAMFDDLKEALQAHFQVYTLDFTGHGGRELPQTSFGMALFAADILDLLDKEGLASVSIFGYSMGGYAALYFALLHPERVKHVFTLATKFAWSPEAAAKEARLLNPEKMAVKVPAFAAALAHRHAPQDWKLLVTKTADMMRDLGEQSLLSAEKLAQVQIPVQVAVGDRDAMVSLEETAWAYGQLPEARLLVLPQTRHPLETVPIQRLSYELLQFLQV; the protein is encoded by the coding sequence ATGCAAAACCTGCTGTTACTGCACGGAGCCCTGGGCTCTGCTGCTATGTTTGATGACCTGAAAGAGGCGCTGCAAGCACATTTCCAGGTCTATACCCTTGACTTTACCGGCCACGGCGGCCGGGAGCTGCCGCAGACGTCCTTTGGTATGGCGCTGTTTGCAGCCGATATTTTAGACCTGCTGGACAAAGAAGGGCTCGCCTCGGTGAGTATCTTTGGCTATAGTATGGGCGGCTATGCGGCCTTATACTTTGCCTTGCTGCACCCCGAGCGGGTAAAGCATGTTTTCACGCTGGCCACCAAGTTTGCCTGGTCGCCGGAAGCGGCTGCCAAAGAAGCCCGGCTGCTGAACCCCGAAAAGATGGCAGTTAAAGTACCGGCCTTTGCCGCTGCATTGGCCCACCGACATGCCCCGCAGGACTGGAAGCTGCTGGTAACGAAAACCGCCGACATGATGCGCGACCTGGGCGAGCAGTCACTGCTCAGCGCCGAAAAGCTGGCTCAGGTACAAATTCCCGTACAAGTGGCGGTCGGCGACCGGGACGCCATGGTTAGTTTGGAAGAAACCGCCTGGGCTTACGGGCAGTTGCCGGAAGCGCGCCTGCTAGTGCTGCCGCAAACCCGCCATCCCCTGGAAACTGTGCCAATACAGCGCCTGTCTTATGAGTTACTACAATTCCTGCAGGTTTAG